In Sphaerospermopsis torques-reginae ITEP-024, the genomic window GGTTTAATGATGCGTTTATTCAAACGTGATCCAATGATGCGAAAACTTGTAAGTGAGCAGGAGAGTTATGCTATTCCAAATCAAAACAAACCAATTGACAATATGAGGAATCCTTTTTAGGTGAAAAATCAATGAAAATTAATGCACGAATAATTGCCATAAATCTTGCTCTAACACTGCTGTTTATTTTTATTCTCAATTTTTGTAGCAATTTAGGACTATTTCTTTTTCAAGAATTTAATAATTATCTAGTATCAGATTCCAAGGTTGGCTTGCCTGAATTTTTGCAGAATCAGGAATCAACTAAGGTAATTTATCAAGAATTTGCTCAAATTCCTAGTCAATATAAACCCTTTATTGGTTGGTCAAGAAAGCCATTCCAAGGAGTAACAACTAATATTGACGCAAATGGCGATCGCATTCACACTAATCAAGTTTCTAACGGTAATCTAGACAAATCTGTCTATTTTTTTGGTGGTTCTACAATGTGGGGTTCGGGAGTAAAGGATCAAGAAACAATCCCCGCTTTATTCAATGCAGTTTCAGGATTTCCTACTTTTAATAAAGGGGAAAGAGCTTTTACATCTCGTCAGGAATTAGCTAGGTTTATCAATCTAATTGCCCAAAATGAGAAAATTCAAACAGCAGTTTTCTATGATGGAGCTAATGATATTGCTGTTCATTGTAGAAGTGAACTTAATGTTAACGAACATCTGATGACTCAGAAAATTAGAAAATTATTAGTAGCCAATAGTAAAAACAGCTATCAGCAATTTATCAACTATTTAGATGTAGCCTTTATTCAGGGAACCAGAAATCTTGTGAGTGTTTTGGTTCTCAAGCCTCAAAATTATCAGGAAAAATTGCTAGTTTGTGATGAACAACAAGATAGAGCTATCAAAGTGGCTGAAACTATGGTTAACAATTGGAAAATAGCTCATGATATTGCTACTGCAAGGGGGATTAATTTTTTTGCTATACTTCAACCTGTAGCTTTTATTGGGACACCAAAACTCAACCATTTAAAAGAAGTTGATGTCTATGAAAATTACGGGATCGATCTTCAATATAAAACTGTATATCCCCTAATTCAAAAAATCATCAAAGAACGCGGTTATCAATGGATTATTGACTATACAGACATATTTTCCATTGATGAACCTGTCTATATGGATTTTGTTCATGTCTTTGCTAATGGCAATCAGATAATTGCCAAACAGCTTTATCAAGATATCCAGTCTTATTTATCAAAATAGAGTGTAAATAAACGGTGCGATCGCTGATGATTGTGCAAACGCAATTAACGCACTCACCAGTAGAAGAGTGACAATTACAGGAACTAGGAGATAATTTTGACGCTGCTGAACAAATCCCCACAAATCTTTCACGAAATCTTTAGTAGTCTCAAACATAAGAACTGCAACTCCTATTTTTAAATTCTATCTTTAAATTCTAAGATTTTATCCACTGCCTTCTGAGTACCACCAGCGTTGATTAAAGAATTACCTAATATCTCAACGTTACTGCGAATTTGTTCATTTTGCATGACATCTTTCACAAGCGATCGCAATTTATTGGGTGCAATATTTTTCTGTTTTACCCATATTCCTGCACCTAATTGTTCTAGTTGATAAGCAACTAAATATTGATCTCCTCCTTGGGGAAATACAATCATCGGAACTTTATTAATTAATCCTTCCCAAACACTATTTGTACCTCCATGCGTGATAAATACCTGAGCGTGTTGTAGGATTTGCATTTGGGGTACATAATTGCTGATAATAAAGTTAGCTGGAATTTTTCCTAATTGAGTAATATCAACAGATTTACCTACATTCCTGTCCTGGTTGATAGCGAACAAATTGCTTCTTACTTTAGAGAACAGGGATATCAAACATTTTTTTTTGATGATTATGATTTTGCGACTCAACAAATAGTATTTGCTGTAATTTCAGATTTCTCTTATCATGATCGTCTTATACAAATATCTAATGAATCTGAAAGTACCCTTGTCCATCTACTAGCAGTGAGATACGATTCTCATCTAGAATCAATTGCATATTCATTTGCACAAATTCTTGCTTGTAATATCACACAAGCATTAGAATTGACAGCTAAAGCTTATGATCAGATTGCTGAAGTAGAAGATAAATTATATTTATCTGATGATAGAGGCAGTAAACTAAATTGTTTCTTATCGGAAAATTTAGAAGTTATCAACACAGAAGATGAACTAGAACCAGGATGGTTTTACTCAATTTCGGAAATATTAGAAAGCGGAATAGTCAATATTCAAAGTGATAAATCAAGCTTTTCAGTAGATGGTACTTTCTTTTTTGATGGTATCATCTATGCTTGTGCAAATCAGCAAGTGAAAGAAAGTAACCAAGACTTGTTGAATTATCTACTAAAAAAAGTAGCATCTAGCCAAGAAAAATATATTGACATAGAAGATAACAGTATCATCCGCCTAGTTTTGGATGGTAGAGATGAAACTTCCATCTTACTAGACATGAATTACAGCCTAGAACGCAACCTGAGTTGTACAGAAATAGGCTTTGGCTGTAATACAATAATTGCCCAAAATATTAACTGGCAGATAAATTCAATTATGAATCAAGGAGTACATGGAATGCACATAGGAATTGGTATGGCACAAAAGTCTCCTTATATTGATTTTATTTCTCAAAGCATTAAACTATAGATATTTGGTAAGCATTCAGCTATCAGTAATCAGTAATCAGCTTATAACGGCAAAAACAAAGATTTAGCAGCATTAATTGAGGAATTTTACACTTTGAGCATTTGTGAGCATTTGTGAGCATTGTTTGTATTTTAGCCTTGAAAGCTGATAGCTGATAGCTGACGGCCGAATACCCACATCTCTCCTTCTCTTCCTCTCTTCCTTCGTGTCCTTCGTGCCTTCGTGGTTCATTCATCTAAACTTATACAATACATAGATAAATCCATATTTCTCTGCGTCGCGCCAGTCGCCTCAAGTCGGGAAACCCGCCCACGGCGCTGTCTCCCCAACGCACTGGCTTCTCTGCGCCTCTGCGGTTCGTTTTCAAAAAACCCCCATTTTTCGGTAAAATCACACACAGCCTAACTACAAAACCGCCAAAATGACAAACTTACCAGATCCTAATATTTGGTCAAACCTACTCAAACAATTATTAGAACACCAATCATTAACCCGCACCCAAGCAGCAGAACTGATGCAAGGATGGATCAACGAAACCATCCCCCCAGAACTATCAGGAGCAATATTAACAGCACTGCACTTTAAAGGAGTTTCTGCCGAAGAACTCACAGGAATGGCAGAAATATTAAAATCTTTATCTGTTCAAACTACACACGACAACAGCCAAAACCCCATCCCCCTAGTTGACACCTGTGGCACTGGTGGAGACGGTGCATCAACCTTTAACATCTCCACCGCCGTCGCCTTTGTCACTGCTGCTGCGGGTATACCAGTCGCTAAACATGGCAGCCGTTCCGCCTCTAGCTTAACCGGTAGCGCCGACGTTTTAGAAGCTTTAGGAGTCAATCTCAACGCGCCCAGCGAAAAAGTACAAGCAGCAGTCAAAGAAGTGGGAATAACCTTTTTATTTGCCCCTGGATGGCATCCCGCACTAAAAGCCGTTGCACCACTGCGGAGAAACTTAAAAGTGCGGACAGTATTTAACTTACTCGGACCATTAGTAAACCCCATGCGCCCCACAGGGCAAGTAATAGGCGTATTTGATCCCAAACTGATCGAAACCATCGCCCAAGCATTAAACCATTTGGGAACAGATAAAGCGATCGTATTGCATGGTAGAGAAAAATTAGATGAAGCCGGGTTAGGGGATGTAACCGATTTGGCAGTTTTATCTGATGGTAAAGTACAGTTAACCACAGTCAACCCGGAAGCAGCAGGAGTAACACCAGCACCCATTACAGCCTTAAAAGGTGGGAATGTCCAAGAAAACGCCGAAATTTTAACCAACGTCCTTAAAGGAAAGGGAACTTCAGCCCAACAGGATGCAGTGGCGCTAAATGCTTCTTTAGCGTTGCAAGTAGCCGGTGCAGTTCCCTTATTAAATCATGCTCAAGGTGTGACAGTAGCTAAGGAAATTCTACAAAGCGGTAGTCCCTGGAAAAAGTTGGAACAGTTAGT contains:
- a CDS encoding nucleotide disphospho-sugar-binding domain-containing protein — protein: MISLFSKVRSNLFAINQDRNVGKSVDITQLGKIPANFIISNYVPQMQILQHAQVFITHGGTNSVWEGLINKVPMIVFPQGGDQYLVAYQLEQLGAGIWVKQKNIAPNKLRSLVKDVMQNEQIRSNVEILGNSLINAGGTQKAVDKILEFKDRI
- a CDS encoding DUF5989 family protein; this encodes MFETTKDFVKDLWGFVQQRQNYLLVPVIVTLLLVSALIAFAQSSAIAPFIYTLF
- the trpD gene encoding anthranilate phosphoribosyltransferase yields the protein MTNLPDPNIWSNLLKQLLEHQSLTRTQAAELMQGWINETIPPELSGAILTALHFKGVSAEELTGMAEILKSLSVQTTHDNSQNPIPLVDTCGTGGDGASTFNISTAVAFVTAAAGIPVAKHGSRSASSLTGSADVLEALGVNLNAPSEKVQAAVKEVGITFLFAPGWHPALKAVAPLRRNLKVRTVFNLLGPLVNPMRPTGQVIGVFDPKLIETIAQALNHLGTDKAIVLHGREKLDEAGLGDVTDLAVLSDGKVQLTTVNPEAAGVTPAPITALKGGNVQENAEILTNVLKGKGTSAQQDAVALNASLALQVAGAVPLLNHAQGVTVAKEILQSGSPWKKLEQLVEFLKN